The following coding sequences are from one Myxococcus guangdongensis window:
- a CDS encoding T4 family baseplate hub assembly chaperone: protein MRSLTASELLGAWEAGYPHTSAGRALALLGAAFPERSLGELARLPVGARDSLLLSLREGTFGGAIGGLVACPRCGEQVELAFEVGDIRVPTGAAAPEVLEVERAGHAVRFRLPDSRDLAALASGREPTGPGQMLARCVVEARREGAHVEARELPEDVVGAISSAMEAADPQARVELATTCPGCGHGWAAGFDIAEFLWREVEAWAQRLLRDVHTLASVYGWSEEHILAMSPWKRQRYLELVGR, encoded by the coding sequence ATGCGCTCGCTGACGGCTTCGGAGCTGCTGGGCGCGTGGGAGGCGGGATACCCGCACACGTCCGCGGGGCGCGCGCTCGCGCTGTTGGGCGCCGCGTTCCCGGAGCGGAGCCTGGGAGAGCTGGCGCGGCTGCCGGTGGGTGCCCGGGACTCGCTGCTCCTGTCGTTGCGGGAGGGGACGTTCGGTGGGGCCATCGGGGGGCTCGTGGCGTGTCCGCGGTGTGGGGAGCAGGTGGAGCTGGCGTTCGAGGTGGGGGACATCCGCGTCCCCACCGGGGCGGCGGCTCCGGAGGTGCTGGAGGTGGAGCGGGCGGGTCATGCCGTGCGGTTCCGGCTGCCGGACAGTCGGGACCTGGCGGCGCTGGCGTCGGGGCGGGAGCCGACGGGGCCCGGGCAGATGCTGGCGCGGTGTGTGGTGGAGGCACGTCGAGAGGGGGCGCACGTGGAGGCGCGGGAGCTGCCGGAGGACGTCGTGGGCGCCATCAGCTCGGCGATGGAGGCCGCGGATCCGCAGGCCCGCGTGGAGCTGGCCACGACGTGTCCCGGGTGCGGCCATGGGTGGGCGGCGGGGTTCGACATCGCGGAGTTCCTGTGGCGCGAGGTGGAGGCGTGGGCGCAGCGGCTGCTGCGTGACGTGCACACGCTGGCGAGCGTGTATGGCTGGTCCGAGGAGCACATCCTCGCGATGAGCCCCTGGAAGCGGCAGCGCTACCTGGAGCTGGTGGGGCGATGA
- a CDS encoding phage tail protein, with the protein MAQFSVNAQRFDPYKNFKFRVKWDGRYVAGISKVGALKRTTEVVKHREGGDPSSSRKSPGRSEYEAITLERGVTHDTEFERWANKVWNHGSGLGAEVSLKDFRKDIILEVYNEAGQLAIAYKLYRCWVSEYQAMPDLDANANAVAIQTLKLENEGWERDYDVTEPSEPSFNEPNP; encoded by the coding sequence ATGGCTCAGTTCAGCGTCAACGCGCAGCGTTTCGACCCGTACAAGAACTTCAAGTTCCGGGTGAAGTGGGATGGCCGCTACGTGGCGGGCATCAGCAAGGTGGGCGCGCTCAAGCGCACCACGGAGGTGGTCAAGCACCGCGAGGGCGGCGACCCCAGCAGCAGCCGCAAGTCCCCGGGCCGCAGCGAGTACGAGGCGATTACGTTGGAGCGCGGCGTCACCCACGACACCGAGTTCGAGCGCTGGGCCAACAAGGTCTGGAACCATGGCTCCGGCCTGGGCGCCGAGGTGTCCCTCAAGGACTTCAGGAAGGACATCATCCTGGAGGTCTACAACGAGGCCGGACAGCTGGCCATCGCCTACAAGCTCTACCGCTGCTGGGTGTCCGAGTACCAGGCGATGCCGGACCTGGACGCCAACGCCAACGCGGTGGCCATCCAGACGCTGAAGCTGGAGAACGAGGGCTGGGAGCGTGACTACGACGTCACCGAGCCCTCCGAGCCCAGCTTCAACGAGCCCAATCCCTGA